From the Amycolatopsis thermoflava N1165 genome, one window contains:
- a CDS encoding N-acyl homoserine lactonase family protein, with product MTAPSKVHLLKTGTMECDQTWLLLKPGATITDRSNTRKEAVWTTCPTHAVLIEHPDGRILWDTGVPQDWETRWAPTGLQEFFPVQEGTTYLQDSLAALELTPDDIDVLVLSHLHFDHAANAKLFDNGKTRIIVNANEHEGALGIDGPFKGAHLKADYEGIDYELVSGDAEIAPGVSVIETPGHTWGTMSLRVDLPEAGTKIFTSDAVYLGESWGPPAVGAAIVWDSVRWLESVEKLRRIAEETNAEVIFGHDPEQAAKLPFAPDGYFG from the coding sequence ATGACGGCACCGAGCAAGGTTCACCTGCTCAAGACCGGAACCATGGAATGCGACCAGACCTGGCTGCTGCTCAAGCCGGGTGCGACCATCACCGACCGTTCGAACACCCGCAAGGAAGCGGTGTGGACGACGTGCCCGACCCACGCGGTGCTCATCGAGCACCCGGACGGGCGCATCCTGTGGGACACGGGCGTTCCGCAGGACTGGGAGACCCGCTGGGCGCCCACCGGGCTGCAGGAGTTCTTCCCCGTTCAGGAGGGCACCACCTACCTGCAGGACTCGCTGGCCGCGCTGGAGCTGACGCCGGACGACATCGACGTGCTGGTGCTGTCCCACCTGCACTTCGACCACGCCGCCAACGCGAAGCTCTTCGACAACGGCAAGACCCGGATCATCGTCAACGCGAACGAGCACGAGGGCGCGCTCGGCATCGACGGGCCGTTCAAGGGCGCGCACCTCAAGGCCGACTACGAGGGCATCGACTACGAACTCGTCTCCGGTGACGCCGAAATCGCGCCGGGCGTCAGCGTCATCGAGACACCGGGCCACACCTGGGGGACGATGTCACTGCGGGTGGACCTGCCGGAGGCGGGCACCAAGATCTTCACCTCCGACGCGGTCTACCTCGGCGAGAGCTGGGGCCCGCCTGCCGTCGGCGCCGCGATCGTCTGGGACAGCGTGCGCTGGCTGGAGTCGGTGGAGAAGCTGCGGCGCATCGCCGAGGAGACGAACGCGGAGGTGATCTTCGGGCACGACCCGGAGCAGGCCGCCAAGCTCCCGTTCGCCCCCGACGGGTACTTCGGCTGA
- a CDS encoding GntR family transcriptional regulator, which translates to MRQIGNDANLAGKILDELKSAIVNGELVAGSLYSVHDLAERLGVSRTPVREALIQLAERGMVRFERNRGVRILQTSLHDLEEVFAIRLLLEVPATHRAVTQRTAAWVKELAAQLKVMRAAAEKRDETTFMAADRRFHEVINEASGNVRLARYIDSLRDMVLLRGASTVDTSRSLSDILAEHEEIFALIEAGKADEAAESMRAHLLNTARLLIGQEAAASGDPVPPVSLEWTGYPRR; encoded by the coding sequence ATGCGGCAGATCGGGAACGACGCCAACCTCGCCGGGAAGATTCTCGACGAGCTGAAGAGCGCCATCGTCAACGGCGAGCTCGTCGCGGGCAGCCTGTACTCGGTGCACGACCTCGCGGAGCGGCTCGGCGTGTCCCGGACGCCGGTGCGGGAGGCGCTGATCCAGCTGGCCGAGCGCGGCATGGTGCGGTTCGAGCGCAACCGCGGGGTGCGCATCCTCCAGACGTCGCTGCACGATCTGGAGGAGGTCTTCGCGATCCGGCTGCTGCTGGAGGTCCCGGCGACCCACCGCGCCGTCACGCAGCGGACCGCCGCGTGGGTCAAGGAGCTGGCCGCCCAGCTCAAGGTGATGCGCGCCGCCGCGGAGAAACGCGACGAGACCACCTTCATGGCCGCCGACCGGCGCTTCCACGAGGTCATCAACGAGGCGTCCGGCAACGTGCGGCTCGCCCGCTACATCGACTCGCTGCGCGACATGGTCCTGCTGCGCGGCGCCTCGACCGTCGACACCTCCCGCAGCCTGTCCGACATCCTCGCCGAGCACGAGGAGATCTTCGCGCTCATCGAAGCGGGCAAGGCCGACGAAGCCGCCGAGTCCATGCGCGCGCACCTGCTCAACACGGCCCGGCTGCTGATCGGCCAGGAGGCCGCGGCCAGCGGTGATCCGGTCCCGCCGGTCTCGTTGGAGTGGACCGGCTACCCCCGTCGTTGA
- a CDS encoding 2Fe-2S iron-sulfur cluster-binding protein encodes MDAEITLRVDGATHQLTLDSRTTLLDALRERLGVTSPKKGCDHGQCGACTVLVGGRRILSCLSLAVAQDGAEVTTAAGLAPDGELHPVQRAFLEHDGFQCGYCTPGQICSAVGALDEVKQGWPSHATPAVSERPALTRAEIAERMSGNLCRCAAYDGIVSAIEEAAG; translated from the coding sequence ATGGACGCGGAGATCACCTTGCGTGTCGACGGCGCCACCCACCAGCTGACGCTCGACAGCCGCACCACCCTCCTGGACGCCCTGCGCGAACGCCTCGGCGTCACCAGCCCCAAGAAGGGCTGCGACCACGGCCAGTGCGGGGCCTGCACGGTCCTGGTCGGCGGCCGCCGGATCCTGTCCTGCCTGTCGCTGGCCGTCGCGCAGGACGGGGCCGAGGTCACGACCGCCGCGGGGCTCGCTCCGGACGGTGAGCTGCACCCGGTCCAGCGCGCGTTCCTGGAGCACGACGGGTTCCAGTGCGGCTACTGCACGCCGGGCCAGATCTGCTCCGCGGTCGGCGCGCTGGACGAGGTCAAGCAGGGCTGGCCGAGCCACGCGACCCCGGCGGTCAGCGAGCGCCCCGCACTGACCCGCGCCGAGATCGCCGAGCGGATGAGCGGCAACCTGTGCCGATGCGCCGCCTACGACGGCATCGTCAGCGCGATCGAGGAGGCGGCCGGATGA
- a CDS encoding FAD binding domain-containing protein — protein MKPFTYDSPADADTAVRTVAADPSAVFLAGGTNLVDHLKLGVARPGRLVDVTHLTSTEITERDGLLSIGAGVRNSDLAADPRIRSRYPVLAESLLAGASGQLRNMATTGGNPLQRTRCAYFQDVTTPCNKREPGSGCSAIDGYTRYHAILGASEHCVATHPSDLAVALAALDAEVSVLGPDGERTIPFTELHRLPGDTPERDTVLAHGDLITSIDLPAPPAGKQRYRKVRDRASYAFALVSVAAVLAVEDGTIVDARIAFGGVAHKPWRAWQAEDVLRGAPATDATFRAAAEEELAQARPLPGNEFKVPLLTRTLVSVLRELS, from the coding sequence ATGAAGCCGTTCACCTACGACTCCCCCGCCGACGCGGACACCGCCGTCCGAACCGTCGCCGCCGACCCGTCCGCGGTGTTCCTGGCCGGCGGCACGAACCTCGTCGACCACCTCAAGCTCGGCGTCGCCCGCCCTGGCCGGCTCGTCGACGTCACCCACCTGACCTCCACCGAGATCACCGAGCGCGACGGCCTCCTGTCGATCGGCGCCGGGGTGCGCAACAGCGACCTGGCCGCCGACCCGCGGATCCGGTCGCGCTACCCGGTGCTCGCCGAATCGCTGCTCGCCGGCGCGTCCGGGCAGCTGCGCAACATGGCCACCACCGGCGGGAACCCGTTGCAGCGCACGCGGTGCGCGTACTTCCAGGACGTCACCACCCCGTGCAACAAGCGCGAGCCCGGCTCCGGCTGCTCCGCGATCGACGGCTACACCCGCTACCACGCGATCCTCGGCGCGTCCGAGCACTGCGTCGCGACGCACCCGTCCGACCTGGCGGTCGCGCTGGCCGCGCTGGACGCCGAGGTGTCCGTGCTCGGACCGGACGGCGAGCGCACGATCCCGTTCACCGAGCTGCACCGCCTGCCCGGCGACACCCCGGAGCGGGACACCGTGCTGGCGCACGGCGACCTGATCACCTCGATCGACCTGCCCGCGCCGCCGGCCGGGAAGCAGCGCTACCGGAAGGTCCGCGACCGCGCCTCCTACGCGTTCGCGCTGGTGTCGGTGGCGGCCGTGCTGGCGGTCGAGGACGGCACGATCGTCGACGCGCGCATCGCGTTCGGCGGGGTCGCGCACAAACCGTGGCGCGCCTGGCAGGCCGAGGACGTGCTGCGCGGCGCGCCGGCCACCGACGCGACGTTCCGCGCCGCGGCCGAGGAGGAGCTGGCGCAGGCGCGGCCGTTGCCCGGCAACGAGTTCAAGGTCCCGCTGCTGACCCGCACCCTGGTTTCCGTGCTCCGGGAGCTGTCATGA
- a CDS encoding xanthine dehydrogenase family protein molybdopterin-binding subunit produces the protein MTAIGEPLVRRDGTRKVTGTATYAYETPAGTPVFCHPVQATVARGRIAAIHTAEAEVLDGVLDVITYRSAERLASTADAELAVLQDREIAFRGQVIGLVVAETSEVARHGAELVFATYDEREHDTELSADRDDLYKPEKVNPAFPTDTAAGDVDAAMASADVTVEQTYRTAMYHNNPLEPHATTALWDNDVLTLWDSTQGVHPSRKAIAKVFGLPEERVRVVCPYVGGGFGSKGLPHANVVLAAMAARAYPGRPVKLALTRQQMFSLAGYRTPTIQKMRLGATRDGRLTAIGLDVVEQTSRIKEFAEQTALPSRMMYAAPNRRTTHRLAALDVPVPSWMRAPGECPGMFGPEVAMDELAYELGIDPVELRIRNEPEVDPESGNPFSSRHLVDCLREGARRFGWDSRDPRPGVRLEDGWLVGTGVAASVYPSSTRPGSTAVVRFEGGRYAVEIGAADLGTGAWTVLPQIAAEALEVPAEEIDMRLGDTAYPEAAVAGGSAGTATWGSAVFEAARTFRDKYGRDPADGAEADATTGDNPARKEYAMYAFGAQFAEARVHADTGEIRVPRLLGVFAAGRIVNPRTARSQFLGGMTMGLSMALHEESVWDPRFGQVVNHDLAEYHIAVNADVDDVQAHWLDERDPHVNPLGVKGIGEIGIVGTAAAVANAVFHATGARIRDLPITLDKVLPALP, from the coding sequence ATGACCGCGATCGGCGAACCGCTGGTGCGGCGGGACGGCACACGCAAGGTCACCGGCACCGCCACGTACGCCTACGAGACGCCGGCCGGCACGCCGGTGTTCTGCCACCCCGTGCAGGCCACCGTGGCGCGCGGCCGGATCGCCGCGATCCACACCGCCGAGGCCGAGGTGCTCGACGGTGTGCTGGACGTGATCACCTACCGCAGCGCCGAGCGGCTGGCGTCCACAGCGGACGCCGAACTGGCCGTGCTGCAGGACCGCGAGATCGCCTTCCGCGGCCAGGTGATCGGGCTGGTGGTCGCGGAGACCTCGGAGGTCGCGCGGCACGGCGCCGAGCTGGTGTTCGCGACCTACGACGAGCGCGAGCACGACACCGAACTGTCCGCGGACCGCGACGACCTGTACAAGCCGGAGAAGGTCAACCCGGCGTTCCCCACGGACACCGCGGCCGGGGACGTCGACGCGGCGATGGCGTCCGCCGACGTGACGGTCGAGCAGACCTACCGCACCGCGATGTACCACAACAACCCGCTGGAGCCGCACGCGACGACGGCCTTGTGGGACAACGACGTCCTGACGTTGTGGGACTCGACGCAGGGCGTGCACCCGTCGCGCAAGGCCATCGCGAAGGTGTTCGGCCTGCCCGAGGAACGGGTGCGGGTGGTGTGCCCGTACGTCGGCGGCGGGTTCGGGTCGAAGGGCCTGCCGCACGCGAACGTGGTGCTGGCCGCGATGGCCGCGCGGGCCTACCCGGGACGGCCGGTGAAGCTCGCGCTGACGCGGCAGCAGATGTTCTCGCTCGCCGGGTACCGGACGCCGACGATCCAGAAGATGCGGCTCGGCGCGACGCGTGACGGCAGGCTGACCGCGATCGGGCTCGACGTGGTCGAGCAGACCTCGCGCATCAAGGAGTTCGCGGAGCAGACCGCGTTGCCCTCGCGCATGATGTACGCCGCGCCGAACCGGCGCACCACGCACCGGCTGGCCGCGCTGGACGTGCCGGTGCCGTCGTGGATGCGCGCACCCGGCGAGTGCCCCGGCATGTTCGGGCCCGAGGTGGCAATGGACGAGCTGGCCTACGAGCTGGGCATCGACCCGGTCGAGCTGCGGATCCGCAACGAGCCGGAAGTGGACCCGGAGTCGGGCAACCCGTTCTCCAGCAGGCACCTGGTGGACTGCCTGCGCGAGGGCGCCCGGCGGTTCGGCTGGGACTCGCGCGACCCGCGCCCGGGCGTGCGGCTGGAGGACGGCTGGCTGGTCGGCACCGGAGTCGCGGCGTCGGTGTACCCGTCGTCGACGCGGCCGGGGTCGACCGCGGTGGTGCGGTTCGAGGGCGGCCGGTACGCCGTGGAGATCGGCGCGGCCGACCTGGGGACCGGCGCGTGGACGGTGCTGCCGCAGATCGCCGCGGAGGCGCTGGAGGTGCCGGCCGAGGAGATCGACATGCGGCTCGGCGACACCGCGTACCCGGAGGCGGCGGTGGCCGGCGGTTCGGCAGGCACGGCGACCTGGGGTTCGGCGGTGTTCGAGGCGGCGCGCACGTTCCGCGACAAGTACGGCCGCGACCCGGCCGACGGCGCCGAGGCGGACGCGACGACCGGGGACAACCCGGCGCGCAAGGAGTACGCGATGTACGCGTTCGGCGCGCAGTTCGCCGAGGCGCGGGTGCACGCGGACACCGGGGAAATCCGGGTGCCGCGGCTGCTCGGGGTGTTCGCCGCGGGCCGGATCGTCAACCCGCGGACCGCGCGGTCGCAGTTCCTCGGCGGCATGACGATGGGACTGTCGATGGCGCTGCACGAGGAGAGCGTGTGGGACCCGCGGTTCGGGCAGGTGGTCAACCACGACCTGGCCGAGTACCACATCGCGGTGAACGCCGACGTCGACGACGTCCAGGCGCACTGGCTCGACGAGCGCGACCCGCACGTGAACCCGCTCGGGGTCAAGGGGATCGGCGAGATCGGGATCGTGGGCACGGCCGCGGCGGTGGCGAACGCGGTGTTCCACGCGACCGGGGCGCGGATCCGGGACCTGCCGATCACGCTCGACAAGGTGCTGCCCGCGTTGCCGTGA
- a CDS encoding epoxide hydrolase family protein — translation MENFRIAVDDRELADLRDRLARTRWPDAETVDDWSQGVPLEYLRSLCAYWADGYDWRAFEKRVNALPQYRTTIDGVGIHFAHVRSPHPGALPLVLTNGWPGSIVEYLDVVGPLTDPVSHGGSAADAFHVVLPTLPGYGFSDKPTSPGWGVQRIADAWASLMASLGYTRYGAHGSDWGNSITTAMGQQHPDVLAGIHVQPPIAAPDPATFADLSPREREALDALAEAESRESGYSAEQSTKPQTVGYGLVDSPVALCAWIVEKYHSWVDTGSVLTRDQLLDNVSVYWFTRSGASSARLYWESFKQVSDWFSRSTSDTVPVPTGCSVFPREVPRPSRRWAARRYTDIRYWNEPERGGHFAALEEPEVWVEEIRNFFRLVR, via the coding sequence GTGGAGAATTTTCGGATCGCTGTCGATGACCGTGAACTGGCGGACCTGAGGGACCGCCTGGCGCGCACGCGCTGGCCGGACGCCGAGACGGTGGACGACTGGTCGCAGGGGGTGCCGCTGGAGTACCTGCGGTCGCTGTGCGCGTACTGGGCGGACGGGTACGACTGGCGCGCGTTCGAGAAGCGGGTCAACGCGCTGCCGCAGTACCGGACGACGATCGACGGCGTGGGCATCCACTTCGCGCACGTGCGCTCGCCGCACCCCGGCGCGTTGCCGCTGGTGCTGACCAACGGGTGGCCGGGGTCGATCGTGGAGTACCTGGACGTGGTCGGGCCGCTGACCGACCCGGTCTCCCACGGTGGGTCGGCCGCGGACGCGTTCCACGTGGTGCTGCCGACGCTGCCCGGCTACGGCTTCAGCGACAAGCCCACCTCGCCCGGCTGGGGTGTGCAGCGGATCGCCGATGCGTGGGCCTCGCTGATGGCCTCGCTGGGGTATACGCGGTACGGGGCGCACGGCAGCGACTGGGGCAACAGCATCACCACCGCGATGGGGCAGCAGCACCCGGACGTGCTGGCCGGGATCCACGTGCAGCCCCCGATCGCGGCGCCCGATCCGGCGACGTTCGCCGATCTGTCACCGCGGGAACGGGAGGCGCTGGACGCGCTGGCCGAGGCGGAGTCGCGGGAGTCGGGCTACTCGGCGGAGCAGTCGACGAAACCGCAGACCGTCGGGTACGGGTTGGTGGACTCGCCGGTGGCGTTGTGCGCGTGGATCGTGGAGAAGTACCACTCGTGGGTGGACACGGGCAGCGTGCTGACGCGCGACCAGCTGCTCGACAACGTGAGCGTGTACTGGTTCACCCGCAGCGGCGCGTCATCGGCGCGGTTGTACTGGGAGAGCTTCAAGCAGGTGTCGGACTGGTTCAGCAGGTCCACTTCGGACACGGTCCCGGTGCCGACGGGGTGCTCGGTGTTCCCACGCGAGGTGCCGCGCCCGTCGCGCCGCTGGGCAGCCCGCCGGTACACCGACATCCGCTACTGGAACGAACCCGAGCGCGGCGGCCACTTCGCGGCGCTCGAAGAGCCGGAGGTGTGGGTGGAGGAGATCCGGAACTTCTTCCGCCTGGTGCGCTGA
- the hisS gene encoding histidine--tRNA ligase — protein MAKAAEPPSGTRDFLADDVRRRKAAFDTVSAVFERYGFDPLETPAFERLEVFAGKLGDDASALIFKILKRGVHEASGEADLALRYDHTVPLARVMGTYGSKLPSPYKRYAIGPVWRADRPAQGRFREFVQCDIDTVGSSSPLADAETLWAINDALTALGVADFRFLVNSRQALHGLLEAYGIPEEAGTKVLGSLDKLDKATPDAVIAELADRGLAAETAESLVGDVVATDTDRIRKQLDTTERGRAGLAEVDKLVELTAGLPSGRVVFTPRMVRGLDYYTGPIFEVTAAGYPGSISSGGRYDGLVAKLGGPDMPACGGSIGLERILAGQAAADAEAGGLDVALTVLGAEDEVLRLANRLRARGLRTGVYLGTSGKLARQLKWANDQRARTVLIYGPAEQEAGEVTVRDMTSGEQTRVPVDEVPAHLQR, from the coding sequence ATGGCGAAGGCCGCCGAGCCACCTTCAGGTACCCGCGACTTCCTGGCCGACGACGTGCGTCGCCGGAAGGCGGCGTTCGACACCGTCAGCGCGGTCTTCGAGCGCTACGGCTTCGACCCCCTGGAGACCCCGGCCTTCGAACGCCTCGAGGTGTTCGCGGGCAAGCTCGGCGACGACGCGTCCGCCCTGATCTTCAAGATCCTCAAGCGCGGGGTGCACGAGGCCAGCGGCGAGGCCGACCTGGCGCTGCGCTACGACCACACCGTGCCGCTCGCCCGGGTGATGGGCACCTACGGCAGCAAACTGCCCTCGCCCTACAAGCGCTACGCCATCGGCCCGGTGTGGCGCGCCGACCGCCCCGCGCAAGGCCGGTTCCGCGAGTTCGTGCAGTGCGACATCGACACCGTCGGCTCGTCGTCCCCGCTCGCCGACGCCGAGACCCTGTGGGCGATCAACGACGCGCTGACCGCGCTGGGCGTCGCGGACTTCCGCTTCCTGGTCAACAGCCGCCAGGCGCTGCACGGCCTGCTGGAGGCCTACGGCATCCCCGAGGAGGCGGGCACGAAGGTGCTCGGCAGCCTCGACAAGCTGGACAAGGCGACCCCGGACGCGGTGATCGCCGAGCTGGCCGACCGCGGCCTGGCGGCCGAGACCGCGGAGAGCCTGGTCGGGGACGTCGTCGCCACCGACACCGACCGCATCCGCAAGCAGCTCGACACCACCGAGCGCGGCCGCGCCGGCCTCGCCGAGGTCGACAAGCTCGTGGAGCTGACCGCGGGCCTGCCGTCCGGGCGGGTCGTGTTCACGCCGCGGATGGTACGCGGCCTGGACTACTACACGGGCCCGATCTTCGAGGTCACCGCCGCCGGCTACCCGGGGTCGATCTCGTCCGGCGGCCGCTACGACGGGCTGGTCGCGAAGCTCGGCGGCCCGGACATGCCCGCGTGCGGCGGGTCGATCGGCCTGGAGCGGATCCTCGCCGGACAGGCCGCGGCCGACGCCGAGGCCGGTGGCCTGGACGTGGCGCTCACCGTGCTCGGCGCGGAGGACGAGGTGCTGCGGCTGGCGAACCGGCTGCGTGCGCGGGGCCTGCGCACGGGCGTCTACCTGGGCACGTCCGGCAAGCTCGCGCGCCAGTTGAAGTGGGCGAACGACCAGCGGGCGCGCACCGTCCTGATCTACGGCCCGGCCGAGCAGGAGGCCGGCGAGGTGACGGTGCGGGACATGACCTCGGGCGAGCAGACCCGCGTCCCGGTCGACGAGGTGCCCGCGCACCTGCAGCGATAA
- a CDS encoding HAD family hydrolase: protein MAKVLVLDVDGTLVDTNYHHALAWFRAFRGHGVTVPVWRLHRAIGMGGDQLVPEVAGQEVEDSCGDDVRAKWKELVDGMLPEVCALDGAHELLQAADDAGYRVVLASSGKPDHVDHYLDLIDGRELAADWTSSKDVEATKPEPDLLEVALEKVRGEEAVVIGDSVWDCVAARRIGLPCVGLLTGGFSAAELTDAGAARTFTDLRELRASLDELPFGASPR from the coding sequence ATGGCCAAGGTTCTCGTGCTCGATGTGGACGGCACGCTGGTGGACACCAACTACCACCACGCGCTCGCGTGGTTCCGCGCCTTCCGCGGGCACGGCGTGACGGTGCCGGTGTGGCGCCTGCACCGCGCCATCGGCATGGGCGGTGACCAGCTGGTGCCCGAGGTCGCCGGGCAGGAGGTCGAGGACTCCTGCGGCGACGACGTCCGGGCGAAGTGGAAGGAACTGGTCGACGGGATGCTGCCCGAGGTGTGCGCGCTCGACGGCGCCCACGAGCTGCTCCAGGCCGCCGACGACGCCGGCTATCGCGTGGTGCTCGCCAGCTCCGGCAAACCCGACCACGTCGACCACTACCTCGACCTCATCGACGGCCGCGAGCTGGCGGCCGACTGGACCAGCTCGAAGGACGTCGAGGCCACCAAACCGGAGCCGGACCTGCTGGAGGTCGCGCTGGAGAAGGTGCGGGGCGAGGAGGCCGTGGTGATCGGCGACTCGGTGTGGGACTGCGTCGCCGCGCGCCGCATCGGCCTGCCGTGCGTCGGGCTGCTCACCGGCGGGTTCTCCGCGGCGGAACTCACCGACGCCGGCGCCGCCCGGACGTTCACCGACCTGCGCGAACTCCGGGCGAGCCTGGACGAGCTGCCGTTCGGGGCCTCGCCGCGCTGA
- a CDS encoding sensor histidine kinase, which translates to MSPSPWRSRATAALPAVLLIAVDVAVGGNLLRDDTGWRLGGSMAMAVVIGLAVLVRRRWPVPVLVFVLAVSTAAAFLGVLWDPFAGAAVVLHVVALGRDRLLPLLGACAVAAVAGFAAWWYVLGVPLLVAAWAAGRAAHAHRAQAEQLELQRQHQIRTDERLRIARELHDVVTHGMGLIAVKAGVANHVAESRPDEAREALRIIEETSREALGEMRRLLSALREDAEPPGELADLPRLAERAASAGVAVELDVDVADLPRPVELAAFRIVQEAVTNVVKHAAPARCRVVVRAHAGEVRIEVTDDGARSPGPVRPGHGVVGMSERAALYGGELTAEPLPHGGFRVAARLRCAPAEVPVA; encoded by the coding sequence ATGAGCCCCTCGCCGTGGCGTTCACGCGCCACCGCCGCGCTGCCGGCCGTGCTCCTGATCGCGGTGGACGTCGCCGTCGGCGGGAACCTGCTGCGCGACGACACCGGCTGGCGGCTGGGCGGCTCGATGGCCATGGCGGTCGTGATCGGGCTGGCGGTGCTGGTGCGGCGGCGGTGGCCGGTCCCGGTGCTGGTGTTCGTGCTGGCCGTGTCGACGGCGGCCGCGTTCCTCGGCGTGCTCTGGGACCCCTTCGCGGGCGCCGCGGTGGTGCTGCACGTCGTCGCGCTCGGCCGGGACCGGCTGCTGCCACTGCTCGGCGCGTGCGCGGTCGCGGCGGTCGCGGGTTTCGCGGCCTGGTGGTACGTCCTCGGCGTGCCGTTGCTGGTCGCGGCGTGGGCGGCCGGGCGGGCGGCACACGCGCACCGGGCCCAGGCCGAGCAGCTGGAACTGCAGCGGCAGCACCAGATCCGCACCGACGAGCGCCTGCGGATCGCCCGGGAACTGCACGACGTCGTCACCCACGGGATGGGCCTGATCGCGGTGAAGGCGGGCGTGGCCAACCACGTGGCGGAGTCCCGGCCGGACGAAGCCCGCGAAGCGCTCCGGATCATCGAGGAGACCAGCCGCGAAGCGCTCGGTGAGATGCGGCGGTTGCTGAGCGCGCTGCGAGAGGACGCCGAGCCGCCGGGCGAACTGGCGGATCTGCCGCGGCTGGCGGAACGGGCGGCGTCCGCGGGGGTCGCGGTGGAGCTGGACGTCGACGTGGCGGACCTGCCGCGGCCGGTGGAGCTGGCGGCGTTCCGGATCGTGCAGGAGGCGGTCACGAACGTGGTGAAGCACGCCGCTCCCGCGCGGTGCCGGGTGGTGGTGCGGGCACACGCCGGCGAGGTGCGGATCGAGGTCACCGACGACGGCGCCCGGTCACCCGGGCCGGTACGGCCGGGCCACGGCGTCGTGGGCATGTCCGAACGGGCCGCGCTGTACGGCGGTGAGCTGACCGCGGAACCGTTGCCGCACGGCGGTTTCCGTGTCGCGGCCCGGCTGCGGTGCGCGCCGGCGGAGGTGCCCGTTGCCTGA
- a CDS encoding response regulator gives MPEPLRVVIADDQALLRGSFRLLVDSEPDMTVVGEAATGAEAVEVVQAARPDVVLMDVRMPGMDGIAATRLLTERMPSARVLILTMFDLDAHVFDALRAGAAGFLLKDTRPADLCAAIRVVASGEALLAPAVTRRLIAEFARTTGSRPALSRELDVLTPRETEVLTLIAHGLSNTELAERLHLSLATVKTYIGRLLAKLHARDRAQLVVLAYETGLVTASGGRSAGPR, from the coding sequence TTGCCTGAGCCGCTGCGGGTGGTGATCGCCGACGACCAGGCGCTGCTGCGCGGCAGTTTCCGGTTGCTGGTGGACAGCGAACCGGACATGACGGTGGTCGGCGAGGCGGCGACCGGCGCGGAAGCGGTCGAGGTCGTGCAGGCCGCGCGGCCCGACGTGGTGCTGATGGACGTACGGATGCCGGGCATGGACGGCATCGCGGCGACCCGGCTGCTCACCGAGCGGATGCCGTCGGCGCGGGTTCTGATCCTCACGATGTTCGACCTGGACGCGCACGTCTTCGACGCGCTGCGGGCGGGCGCGGCCGGTTTCCTGCTGAAGGACACCCGGCCCGCGGACCTGTGCGCCGCCATCCGGGTGGTCGCGTCCGGCGAAGCGCTGCTGGCGCCCGCCGTCACCCGCCGGCTGATCGCCGAGTTCGCCCGGACGACCGGCTCCCGCCCGGCCCTGAGCCGCGAACTCGACGTCCTCACGCCGCGGGAGACCGAGGTGCTGACGCTGATCGCACACGGGTTGTCGAACACCGAACTCGCCGAGCGCCTGCACCTCTCCCTGGCGACGGTGAAGACCTACATCGGGCGGCTGCTGGCGAAACTGCACGCACGGGACCGCGCGCAGCTGGTGGTCCTCGCCTATGAGACCGGGCTCGTCACCGCGTCAGGAGGGCGGTCAGCGGGACCGCGGTGA
- a CDS encoding class I SAM-dependent methyltransferase, which yields MRGVAQVLAFNWPKVLAGAVAAAAPLPKPARAGAAWFTVASLAASWWVYDLSGLYRWTWLRPVLPARVHRHVLVTAGFDEVSATLPALLPESVGVVLDVLDPRGPVEASIRRARRRYPARAVPVRPEALPLASGAVDVVLAVLAAHELRTPAGREALFREARRVLRPGGRLVLVEHHRDLPNVLAFGPGAWHFYPRAEWERVATRAGLGCVARVRRTPLVTATAFEAA from the coding sequence ATGCGCGGGGTCGCGCAGGTCCTGGCGTTCAACTGGCCGAAGGTGCTCGCCGGCGCGGTGGCCGCCGCGGCGCCGCTGCCGAAACCGGCGCGGGCCGGGGCGGCGTGGTTCACGGTCGCGAGCCTGGCCGCGTCGTGGTGGGTCTACGACCTCTCCGGCCTCTACCGCTGGACGTGGCTGCGGCCGGTGCTGCCCGCGCGGGTCCACCGGCACGTGCTGGTCACCGCCGGGTTCGACGAGGTGTCGGCGACGCTGCCCGCCCTGCTGCCGGAGTCCGTCGGCGTGGTGCTGGATGTGCTGGATCCACGCGGCCCGGTCGAGGCGTCGATCCGGCGGGCTCGTCGGCGCTACCCGGCGAGGGCGGTCCCGGTGCGGCCGGAGGCGCTCCCGTTGGCGAGCGGCGCGGTCGACGTCGTGCTGGCGGTGCTCGCCGCGCACGAGCTGCGCACCCCGGCCGGGCGGGAGGCGTTGTTCCGCGAAGCGCGCCGCGTGCTGCGGCCCGGTGGCCGGCTGGTGCTGGTGGAGCACCACCGGGACCTGCCGAACGTGCTGGCGTTCGGGCCGGGCGCGTGGCACTTCTACCCGCGCGCGGAATGGGAGCGCGTCGCGACACGGGCTGGCCTCGGGTGTGTCGCCCGGGTGCGGCGGACGCCGCTGGTCACCGCGACGGCGTTCGAGGCGGCGTGA